In Aspergillus nidulans FGSC A4 chromosome IV, a single window of DNA contains:
- a CDS encoding SDR family NAD(P)-dependent oxidoreductase (transcript_id=CADANIAT00000332) → MPSTPPAIYPSLYDKTVIVTGGASGIGAATVLLFALQGSRVVFLDIADDAAQKTIDHVTTRANTNAKTSPFKISVKPPVFYHCDITDLHELKATASKILDEHGPVHVLINNAAATGSIARQASLDVTPETWDFNVNANLRHIFFLTQCFIPSMKSSGGGSIVNLGSISWRIPEATTPIYGTCKAAINGLTRIHSREFGTHNIRVNCVMPGAIATDRQRAEVLTEEYRTHVFAQQSLKRDLEPEDVAKVIVFLGSEEASGVTGSCYVVDGGWMGNP, encoded by the coding sequence ATGCCGTCCACGCCGCCCGCGATCTACCCTAGCCTGTACGACAAAACTGTGATCGTAACGGGCGGCGCAAGCGGCATCGGCGCCGCAACTGTGCTGCTCTTTGCGCTACAGGGCAGCAGAGTCGTATTCCTTGATATTGCTGATGATGCAGCTCAGAAGACAATTGACCATGTCACTACTCGAGCCAACACCAACGCCAAAACTAGCCCATTCAAGATCAGTGTGAAGCCACCTGTCTTCTATCACTGCGACATAACAGACCTCCACGAATTAAAGGCTACTGCATCGAAAATCCTAGACGAGCACGGTCCCGTGCACGTGCTCATTAACAACGCGGCCGCAACAGGCTCTATAGCACGCCAGGCCAGTCTAGATGTCACACCTGAAACCTGGGATTTTAACGTGAACGCAAACCTTCGAcacatcttcttcctcacaCAGTGCTTCATTCCATCTATGAAAAGCTCTGGTGGCGGAAGCATCGTAAATCTCGGCTCGATTAGCTGGCGGATTCCTGAAGCAACGACGCCCATATATGGGACATGCAAGGCGGCTATTAACGGCTTGACGCGTATCCACAGCAGGGAGTTCGGTACTCACAATATCCGCGTTAATTGTGTTATGCCGGGCGCTATTGCGACAGATAGACAGAGGGCAGAAGTACTCACGGAAGAGTACCGGACGCATGTGTTTGCCCAGCAGAGTCTGAAGAGGGACTTGGAGCCGGAGGATGTGGCCAAGGTCATTGTTTTTCTCGGGAGTGAAGAAGCGAGTGGAGTTACGGGGAGTTGCTATGTCGTTGATGGGGGATGGATGGGTAACCCATGA